GTTAAGACATATTCATTGGTTGAACTTGAAAAATGAAAGAGCAGAACTTTGTAGATAGGATTCAGTACTCAATGAGAAAACATTCTAGTAGGATAGTGTTGGCCCTTGATATAGTTGATGATGAAAAGTCAAAACTTCTGGAGAGAGTTTTGTCAATTATGAGAAGATTATCGCCTTATATTGCCACAGTCAAGCTAAACTACCATCTTCTCTTACCTTTGAACTTTAAAGAAATAAAGAAGATAGTAAATCTCGCTCATGATCACGATCTACAAGTTATAGCGGACTTGAAGTTAAATGATATAGCATCAACCAACTTGATAGTAAGTGATTATCTATGGAGAGCAGACTTTGATGCTGTTATTGCAAATCCATTCGTTGGTTATGAAGGAGGCCTTGAGCCAATGATTAAAAGAGCTCACGAAATGAGAAAGGGAGTAATCCTACTGGTATATATGAGCCATAAAGGTGCAAGAGAAGGTTATGATTTAACAATTTTAAATGAGTATGATGAAAAGAAAAAGTTGTACGAATTATTCATTCAGAAGGCGAAGAGATGGCATGCAGATGGAATAGTCGTTGGTGGAACTAATTTGAAGATATTATCATCTATATCATCTCGAACAAAAGGAAAGCTATTGATCTTCTCCCCTGGAGTAGGTGCTCAAGGTGGTAATGCGGTTAAAGCTGTAAGGTCGGGTGCAGATTTTATAGTCATCGGTAGATCAATACTATTCTCAGAAGATTCAGTATCTGTAGCTGTTAAGATCAATAAAGATACTTTTTATTAGATTTTATTTTAAGCGAATTAATATCAAATCTTCAAAGTCGCCTTCAAGCCCTTGTAACGATTGCGTATAGTGACCTCTGTAACACCTGCTGCCTCAGCGATGTCCTTCTGAGTCTTGTTCTCGCCTTCAAGGACACACGAAACATATAGTGCTGCTGCTGCAAGACCCATAGGATCTTTTCCTGCTGATGTCTTCATTTTTATAGCTTTCTCTAAAATTTCTAAAGCCTTTCTTTGAGTTCTCTCTGAAAGCTTAGATTCGCTTGCAATTCTAGATACGCATTTAGCTGGGTTTACTACAGGCATTTTCATATCCATTTCTCTTAGGAGTAGACGATAACAACGCGCTATATCTTTCTTTCTGATATTACTAATGCTACTGACATCTTTAAGAGTCCTAGGAGTTTCTGTGTCACGACATGCTGCATATAAGGATGCTACTATAAGTGCAGATATAGATCGCCCTCTAACTAAGCCCTTTTCGAGCGCCTTACGATAAATATATGCTGCTTTTTCTATTACTGCATCACTTACACTAAGTTTGTCAGCAAGTCGATCCAACTCACTAAATGCTTGCCTTAAATTTCTGTCTACTGGTTGATGAACTTGACTTCTGCTATCCCAAGTACGAAGGCGTACAATGGTGGCTTTCATTGATGAAGGAAGAGATTTTCCTGAGGCATCTACATCCTTGACTCCAATAATTGTGGCTAAACCCATGTCATGCATTGCTAGTGAAGAAGGCATTCCTGTACGACTCCTATTCTCTTTTTCTTCCTTTGAAAAAGCGCGCCACTCAGGTCCAACTTCTTCTATCTTCTCTTTTACTACAAAACCACAATTACTACAAAACAACTCGCCAGCTGAGCTATCTGCTATCATAGGCCCCTTTCCACACTTAGGGCAACGATCTACAATTCTTTGTAATCTAAAAATATCTGAAGTTTTTTCAGAAACCAAAATATACACCAAAAGATTTATTTACTTGGAATTCTTAATTCAAGAATCTAATATATAAATTTTCCCTTTTTTCGGTAAGATATATAAAAATAATTTTTAATAATTTAAAAATATTAAATATGAAAATAATTTTTCACGTATAATATTTTTAACTTAAAAAATTGTAATGAGAGAAAAAACATATAGTTTATTACAAGAGAAACCTATTTATGCTAAAATTTCAACACGCTCCTAACCAGGTTAGCGCCCTTCGGCAAGGGTATCTTTTTCTCCCTTTTGGCCGGGATTTGAACCCGGGTCGGAGCGGTGACAGCGCCCCATACTAACCGGACTATACTACCAGGGCAACTATTATGTTATATGGCTAGTAACCATTCCAGTTAAAAATTTTTCCTTTAAAGCTTCTATCTACCTCTTTCTAATCTCTCAAGCTAAGATTATATCTCTACTCTAAATCTTACTGAAAAGCTATTATAAATGATGTCATATAGAGTTATTGGCGGGTTCGAGGGCCCGTAGCTCAGTCAGGTAGAGCACCGGGCTTTTAATTAAAAAAGAAGCCACCCGGAAGGAGTTTTCCTGGGGATGGGTCCCGGGTCCGAATCCCGGCGGGCCCGCCTCTATTTCGGTATAATTTTTGTACACTAATTTTCTTTCTAAAGACCTGAAAATTTTCATCCGTGAAAAACTTTAATTTATTATCACCTTGAATTCCTCAAAGTTACGTGATCATAATTTTTATAATAAAATGACAGTTTTTTTGACGAATATGAAGGATTTTATGAAGAACCCTAAATTCTAGAGTGGATGTATGCCAAAGTAAAAAAAATTTTCATCATTCTATCCAAAATGGATGAAAAAAAGAAGGTTTATATTTCCTATCAGGTCTAACCGATATCGGAATTTTTATTTATATTGCTTTACAAATCAAAATTCTCTGTAAGCTTCAGCGAGTGGGTGTCCTTTGCACTCTAGGCTAAAAGATTTATACCAACCGAATGGCGATTTATGAGTATTTATTTTTTCACCAATAAGTCTATTCCTGAGTTCAGAGAGTAACTCTTTTGCCAATCTAGGTTTGCCTAGCTTTTTAGAAAGGTGTGCATAAGGATAAATAAGAACGCTTTTACATTTTATTCTGGAAATGTCCATTTTGACGTTTTTAACAAGCTTATCTAATAGCTCTTCAACTTTATCTTCATCATTCTTTTCAAAGCATATGAAGCAAACTAAAACATCCTTTAAATTCTCGCTTTCTGGATCAGGGTCTTCGGCAACAGGAGTACTTTTTTTGACTTGATAACTGAAAGATGAACAATGAATTTCTAGAACCTTCAAATTCGGTCCACCAGTTTTTCAACAAAACCTAAAAATCAAACTGTACTTAAACACTTCGTATAGGAGAATACTTTTTTAGGATTTTAATTATTTATGTGTAAAAGATGATTTTTTATTCCATGAATAATCTTTTACGCGTATGTATGATAAATTAGATACGAATATTTTTATGCTTAACTCATGAGTTCCGAATGAGTAGATAAAAATGGTTCAAGCATTTTGTGTAAAGTGTAAGAAGAAAGTGGAGATCAAAAAACCTAAACAAGTGACATTAAAGAATAAGAGACCAGCTATTAAAGGTACATGTCCTGTATGCGGAACTATAACTTATAGAATGGGTAGATATAGTAAAAAGAAGAAAACTCTAAAAGGAAAATTAGGGCTATTAAAATTATTTTTTTAATCCTTTGATATTTTCATTTCATATATTTGCTCGTTATATTTTATTATGTAATGCTTTATTATGTAATATTTGATTTAATAATAATTAGATACATATACTAATGTGATGACTAAAATAGGGTAAACTTTAGACTTTTTATAAAAGTTTAAATATAACAAGTTATTTCGAAATATCATTCCTTTCTATTTTAAGGCACAAATAGCATATGTATCCTAATTAGTGATTGTAATGAAGAAAAATTCTGAAGAAAGAAATGTAGCAGTTGCTGAGCACATCCTTGTATCTAAGCATGAGATATTGACCCCTAAAGAAATAAAAAAGGTTCTTAAAAGATATAATACAAAATTAGATCAGTTCCCATACATTTTAGGTACCGATCCGGTCGTCAAGGAAATAGGAGCAAAACTTGGAGATTTGATTAAAATTACTAGGAAAAGTGAAACAGCAGGAAAAAATATCTATTACCGTTATGTGGTGGAGGGATAATATATGGGGATACCAAAGACCCAAGAATTCGATCCTTGGGTTATAATGCAAGATATAATTGAGAAAGAAGGAGTTGCTCGCCAGCACTTAAACTCTTACAATGATTTTGTTCCAAAAGACATCCAAAATATCATAGGTGATATTGGAGAAGTGGAGATTGAAGCAATTGGAGGTTCTTATAAGGTAAAGTTCGGTAAGGTTTCTATCGGGCCTCCTAGAGTTGTGGAGATTGATGGCTCTGTTAGTAACATTCTGCCGATGGAGGCTAGATTACGTGATCTTACTTACACTTCACCGATATCCTTGGAAATGAGTATACTTGAGAATGATACTATACGAGAAATGCAAAGCCATTATATTGGAGATCTACCCATTATGGTGAAATCCTCTATATGCCCCCTTAATAGAATGAGTAAAGAAGATTTAATCCGTGTTGGTGAAGATCCAGATGACCCAGGAGGTTACTTCATCATAAATGGTTCTGAGCGAGTTATAGTTGGTCTTGAGGATCTTATCCCTAATCAAATTTTAGTAGATTATGAAAAGAGCGGAAGTGTGTCCTTATACAAGGCAAAGATCTATTCATCAATAGTTGGTTATCGA
The window above is part of the Candidatus Methylarchaceae archaeon HK02M2 genome. Proteins encoded here:
- a CDS encoding orotidine 5'-phosphate decarboxylase, whose protein sequence is MKEQNFVDRIQYSMRKHSSRIVLALDIVDDEKSKLLERVLSIMRRLSPYIATVKLNYHLLLPLNFKEIKKIVNLAHDHDLQVIADLKLNDIASTNLIVSDYLWRADFDAVIANPFVGYEGGLEPMIKRAHEMRKGVILLVYMSHKGAREGYDLTILNEYDEKKKLYELFIQKAKRWHADGIVVGGTNLKILSSISSRTKGKLLIFSPGVGAQGGNAVKAVRSGADFIVIGRSILFSEDSVSVAVKINKDTFY
- a CDS encoding transcription initiation factor IIB; this encodes MVSEKTSDIFRLQRIVDRCPKCGKGPMIADSSAGELFCSNCGFVVKEKIEEVGPEWRAFSKEEKENRSRTGMPSSLAMHDMGLATIIGVKDVDASGKSLPSSMKATIVRLRTWDSRSQVHQPVDRNLRQAFSELDRLADKLSVSDAVIEKAAYIYRKALEKGLVRGRSISALIVASLYAACRDTETPRTLKDVSSISNIRKKDIARCYRLLLREMDMKMPVVNPAKCVSRIASESKLSERTQRKALEILEKAIKMKTSAGKDPMGLAAAALYVSCVLEGENKTQKDIAEAAGVTEVTIRNRYKGLKATLKI
- a CDS encoding threonyl-tRNA synthetase editing domain-containing protein gives rise to the protein MKVLEIHCSSFSYQVKKSTPVAEDPDPESENLKDVLVCFICFEKNDEDKVEELLDKLVKNVKMDISRIKCKSVLIYPYAHLSKKLGKPRLAKELLSELRNRLIGEKINTHKSPFGWYKSFSLECKGHPLAEAYREF
- a CDS encoding DUF5679 domain-containing protein produces the protein MVQAFCVKCKKKVEIKKPKQVTLKNKRPAIKGTCPVCGTITYRMGRYSKKKKTLKGKLGLLKLFF
- a CDS encoding DNA-directed RNA polymerase subunit H, whose translation is MKKNSEERNVAVAEHILVSKHEILTPKEIKKVLKRYNTKLDQFPYILGTDPVVKEIGAKLGDLIKITRKSETAGKNIYYRYVVEG